From Streptomyces cyaneogriseus subsp. noncyanogenus, the proteins below share one genomic window:
- a CDS encoding cytochrome P450, whose protein sequence is MSDATTEPIAFPFPDPPSVCDLPPELAEVRDGRSVAEVRFPDGITGYLVTKHADVRKVLVDSRFSSKVMASAAAAMSETETGKLMNESLVGMDAPEHTRLRKLVSRGFTARRVESLRPRVRELVAELLDEMETKPRPVDLVKNFSLPLPVRVVCELLGVPAEDQDTFHAWSNALLGDWQQVVEKEAATVALVKYFGELLEAKRKAPADDLMSALIAAREDDDTLTEREIIALCIGILSAGHETTANQISMFLVQLLRHPEQFAALKADPAALPQAVDELLRYVPLTTTGGIIPRLTTAEVELGNGEVLPAGAVVLPAVATANRDPEVFEDGERLDLTRAVNPHLAFGAGIHYCLGAQLARIELQEALGALLERMPQVRLAVPESELRLKPASIIRGLESLPITW, encoded by the coding sequence ATGAGTGACGCGACGACCGAGCCGATCGCCTTCCCGTTCCCCGACCCGCCGTCGGTGTGCGACCTTCCCCCCGAGCTGGCGGAGGTCCGCGACGGGCGCTCGGTGGCCGAGGTGCGGTTCCCCGACGGCATCACCGGCTATCTGGTGACCAAGCACGCCGATGTCCGCAAGGTCCTCGTCGACTCCCGGTTCAGCAGCAAGGTCATGGCCAGTGCCGCGGCCGCGATGTCGGAGACCGAGACCGGCAAGCTGATGAACGAGTCCCTGGTCGGCATGGACGCCCCGGAGCACACCCGGCTGCGCAAGCTGGTCAGCCGGGGCTTCACCGCGCGGCGCGTGGAGTCGCTGCGGCCCCGGGTGCGGGAGCTGGTGGCGGAGCTGCTGGACGAGATGGAGACCAAGCCCCGCCCGGTCGACCTGGTGAAGAACTTCTCGCTGCCGCTGCCGGTGCGGGTCGTCTGCGAGCTGCTGGGGGTGCCGGCGGAGGACCAGGACACCTTCCACGCCTGGTCCAACGCGCTGCTCGGCGACTGGCAGCAGGTGGTGGAGAAGGAGGCCGCCACCGTGGCCCTGGTGAAGTACTTCGGCGAGCTGCTGGAGGCCAAGCGGAAGGCGCCCGCCGACGACCTGATGAGCGCGCTGATCGCGGCCCGCGAGGACGACGACACGCTCACCGAGCGGGAGATCATCGCGCTGTGCATCGGCATCCTCAGCGCCGGGCACGAGACGACCGCGAACCAGATCAGCATGTTCCTGGTGCAGTTGCTGCGCCACCCGGAGCAGTTCGCGGCGCTGAAGGCCGACCCGGCGGCGCTGCCGCAGGCGGTGGACGAGCTGCTGCGGTACGTGCCGCTGACGACGACCGGCGGCATCATCCCGCGGCTGACCACCGCCGAGGTGGAGCTGGGCAACGGGGAGGTGCTGCCGGCCGGTGCGGTGGTGCTGCCCGCGGTCGCCACCGCCAACCGCGACCCGGAGGTGTTCGAGGACGGTGAGCGCCTGGACCTGACCCGGGCCGTCAATCCGCACCTGGCGTTCGGCGCGGGCATCCACTACTGCCTGGGCGCCCAGTTGGCCCGTATCGAGCTCCAGGAGGCGCTCGGCGCCCTGCTGGAGCGGATGCCGCAGGTGCGGCTGGCGGTGCCGGAGTCGGAGCTGCGGCTGAAGCCGGCGTCGATCATCCGGGGTCTGGAGTCGCTGCCGATCACCTGGTGA
- a CDS encoding type I polyketide synthase, with the protein MTEDKLRTYLRRVTAELQQTRQRLQDSQERNREPLAVVGMACRLPGGVESPEDLWNMVVGAVDAVSGFPDDRGWDLTGLFDSDPDRFGTTYTHEGAFLRGAGDFDAGFFGISPREALTMDPQQRLLLETSWEALERAGIDPHSLRGSRTGVFVGGTAIEHTVKLMNSPTDQGYAITGGSASVMSGRVSYVLGLEGPAVTIDTACSSSLVALHSAVQSLRQGDCSLALAGGVAVMATTSAFVTFARQRGLAADGRCKAFSDDADGIGWGEGVAMVLLERLSDARRNGHPVLAVIRGSAVNQDGASNGLSAPNGPAQQRVIRQAVANAGLTLADVDLVEAHGTGTTLGDPIEAQALLATYGQDRPDGRPLWLGSLKSNIAHTQAVSGVAGVIKAVLALRHGVMPKTLHAEKPTTQVDWSAGAVELLTENREWPATDRPRRAGVSSFGISGTNAHVILEQAPEAQAGTEGDTPDPDTDAQPVPQPPLTLSSPVVPWLVSARTRTALRAQADRLRAHLEQHPGLAATDVAYSLLTTRSRLAHRAVLFTGPGDSRPAALDALAEGHDLPGLVHGTGDTGSGAVFVFPGQGSQWAGMGRELWDTSPVFAESMAACERALAPWVEWSLRDVVARPAEDALWQRVDVVQPVLWAVMVSLAALWQSYGVEPAAVIGHSQGEVAAACVAGGLSLEDGARVVAVRSRLVLERLSGKGGMMSVALPVGEVEELLAPWEDRVGVAAVNGPSSVVVSGDPEGLDAVQAVCEEREIRARRIAVDYASHSAQVDALTEDLLRELADIRPRSSSVAFYSTVTGGRLDTVGLDAGYWVRNLRERVAFEPVVRSLAEQEYGLFIETSPHPVLTVPVQETQENVVGAGSTVGSLRRDEGGADRFLASLAEAYAAGAPVDWSSFFAGSGARRVGLPTYAFQHERYWLDDVELPGAGSGEGVVDPVDAAFWGAVERADVEGVAALVEGAEAGVWEPVVPALSAWRRGRRAQSTLDGWRYRTVWRSVPVPSSAGLSGRWVVVARGEDGTTTRVREALESAGAEVTTVLADGEVDGEVFAGASGVVSLLALSGDEEAGSGTVSVVQAHARAGAEAPLWVLTRGAAAVGGADVVRPVAAQVWALGQVAGLELPGTWGGLVDVPEAWDERVAAHFVDVLAAGEGEDQVAVRSSGVFGRRLVRAPLAGAAPSRSWSPRGTVLITGGTGGIGAHLARWLAKEGAERLLLLSRSGDRAEGATELAREIEALGTAVELVACDVTDRDALAGVIGAVPAEQPLTAVFHTAGVSGHAELTALTPEHLTRVLSAKTLGARHLDELTAGVELDAFVLFSSGAAVWGSAGTGAYGAANAFLDGLARERRARGLAATAVSWGGWEATGMAGDGTAEQLSRRGVRAMDPELCLEALRQALEHDETALTVTDMDWEKFTPGYTLARRRPLIEDIPEVARVLREEAEPADGEDDSAGSAFRAELARLSAPEQHDRLLQLVRTEAAGVLTHQTTDEITAGRPFKDLGFDSLTAMELRNRLNRATGLRLPATLVFDHPTPQRAAAHLHAELFDTATDDALPVLRTTDDDPIVIVGMACRFPGGVRGPEDLWRLLVENRDEMTDFPVDRGWQDLAMNALLEANGSARQGAFLSEAADFDAGFFGISPREATAMDPQQRLLLETAWETLERSGIDPHALRGSRTGVFIGATPQEYSTVLMNSAEAGDGYALTGASGSVMSGRVAYALGLEGPAVTVDTACSSSLVTLHLAAQALRNGECDLALAGGVTVMATPGAFVEFSRQNGLAGDGRCKAFSDGADGTGWGEGVGMLAVQRLSDARRDGNRVLAVVRGSAVNQDGASNGLTAPNGPSQQRVIRQALAGAGLKASDVDLVEAHGTGTKLGDPIEAQALLATYGQDRPADRPLWLGSIKSNIGHTQYAAGVAGLIKSVLALRHGVMPKTLHIDVPSGEVDWSAGAVELLTENREWPGTDRPRRAGVSSFGISGTNAHVILEQAPEPEEAPIEAAEVVGVVPWVLSARSAEALRELADRLAGSVAEARATDVGYSLAVTRAALEYRAVLVGDGPGPLVEGLRELAGGGGVVRAVSEGGTAFVFTGQGSQRLGMGRELYESFPVFAAAFDEVCGRLDGLLERPVKDVVFGDGEALRNNFV; encoded by the coding sequence ATGACTGAGGACAAACTCCGTACCTACCTGCGCCGTGTCACGGCGGAGTTGCAGCAGACCCGCCAGCGGCTTCAGGACAGCCAGGAACGCAACCGCGAACCGCTGGCCGTCGTCGGCATGGCCTGCCGGCTGCCGGGCGGGGTCGAATCCCCGGAAGACCTCTGGAACATGGTCGTCGGCGCCGTCGACGCCGTCAGCGGCTTCCCCGACGACCGCGGCTGGGACCTCACCGGCCTCTTCGACAGCGACCCCGACCGGTTCGGTACGACGTACACCCACGAGGGCGCGTTCCTGCGCGGCGCGGGCGACTTCGACGCCGGGTTCTTCGGGATCTCCCCGCGCGAGGCCCTGACCATGGACCCGCAGCAGCGGCTGCTCCTGGAGACGTCCTGGGAGGCCCTGGAGCGGGCCGGCATCGACCCGCACTCGCTGCGCGGCAGCAGGACCGGCGTCTTCGTGGGCGGCACGGCCATCGAACACACCGTCAAGCTGATGAACTCGCCCACCGACCAGGGATACGCCATCACCGGCGGCTCGGCGAGCGTGATGTCCGGCCGCGTCTCCTACGTCCTGGGCCTGGAAGGACCCGCGGTCACCATCGACACGGCCTGCTCGTCCTCCCTGGTCGCCCTGCACAGCGCCGTGCAGTCACTGCGCCAGGGCGACTGCTCGCTGGCCCTGGCCGGCGGCGTCGCCGTCATGGCCACCACCTCCGCCTTCGTGACCTTCGCCCGGCAGCGCGGGCTGGCCGCCGACGGCCGGTGCAAAGCCTTCTCCGACGACGCCGACGGCATCGGCTGGGGCGAGGGCGTCGCGATGGTCCTGCTCGAACGCCTCTCCGACGCGCGCCGCAACGGCCACCCCGTCCTCGCCGTCATCCGCGGCTCGGCCGTCAACCAGGACGGCGCCTCCAACGGGCTGAGCGCCCCCAACGGCCCCGCCCAGCAGCGAGTCATCCGGCAGGCGGTGGCCAACGCCGGGCTCACCCTCGCCGACGTGGACCTGGTGGAGGCACACGGCACCGGCACCACGCTGGGCGACCCCATCGAGGCGCAGGCGCTGCTCGCCACCTACGGCCAGGACCGGCCCGACGGGCGCCCGCTGTGGCTCGGCTCCCTCAAGTCCAACATCGCCCACACCCAGGCCGTCTCCGGCGTGGCCGGTGTGATCAAGGCCGTCCTCGCGCTGCGCCACGGCGTCATGCCGAAGACCCTGCACGCGGAGAAGCCGACCACCCAGGTCGACTGGTCGGCCGGAGCCGTCGAGCTGCTCACCGAGAACCGTGAGTGGCCCGCGACCGACCGCCCGCGCCGGGCCGGTGTCTCGTCCTTCGGCATCAGCGGCACCAACGCCCACGTCATCCTGGAACAGGCGCCCGAAGCCCAGGCCGGGACCGAGGGCGACACCCCGGACCCGGACACCGATGCCCAGCCGGTGCCGCAGCCGCCCCTCACCCTCAGCTCGCCCGTGGTGCCCTGGCTGGTGTCGGCGCGCACCCGGACCGCGCTGCGCGCCCAGGCCGACCGCCTGCGCGCCCACCTGGAACAGCACCCCGGTCTCGCCGCCACCGACGTGGCGTACTCCCTGCTCACCACCCGGTCCCGGCTCGCCCACCGCGCCGTCCTCTTCACCGGCCCCGGGGACTCCCGTCCCGCCGCCCTGGACGCCCTCGCCGAAGGCCACGACCTCCCCGGCCTCGTCCACGGAACCGGAGACACCGGCTCCGGAGCCGTCTTCGTCTTCCCCGGCCAGGGATCGCAGTGGGCCGGGATGGGGCGTGAACTGTGGGACACCTCCCCGGTGTTCGCGGAGTCGATGGCCGCCTGCGAGCGGGCGTTGGCGCCGTGGGTGGAGTGGTCGCTGCGGGATGTGGTGGCGCGTCCGGCGGAGGACGCGCTCTGGCAGCGGGTCGATGTGGTGCAGCCGGTGCTGTGGGCGGTGATGGTGTCCCTGGCCGCGCTGTGGCAGTCCTACGGCGTGGAGCCCGCCGCCGTGATCGGGCACTCCCAGGGCGAGGTGGCCGCCGCCTGCGTGGCGGGCGGCCTGTCCCTGGAGGACGGCGCCCGGGTCGTCGCGGTCCGCTCGCGTCTGGTGCTGGAGCGGCTGTCGGGCAAGGGCGGCATGATGTCCGTCGCCCTCCCGGTGGGTGAGGTGGAGGAACTCCTCGCCCCGTGGGAGGACCGGGTCGGGGTGGCCGCCGTCAACGGCCCCTCGTCCGTGGTGGTCTCCGGTGACCCCGAGGGCCTGGACGCGGTGCAGGCGGTGTGTGAGGAGCGGGAGATACGTGCCCGTCGTATCGCCGTGGACTACGCCTCCCACTCCGCGCAGGTCGACGCCTTGACCGAGGACCTGCTGCGAGAACTCGCCGACATCAGGCCGCGCTCGTCGTCCGTTGCTTTCTATTCGACGGTGACGGGTGGGCGGTTGGACACGGTGGGGCTGGATGCCGGGTATTGGGTGCGGAATCTGCGGGAGCGGGTCGCGTTCGAGCCGGTGGTGCGGTCGCTTGCCGAGCAGGAGTACGGGCTGTTCATCGAGACCAGCCCCCACCCGGTCCTCACGGTGCCGGTGCAGGAGACGCAGGAGAACGTCGTAGGCGCCGGATCGACCGTCGGTTCGCTCCGCCGGGACGAGGGCGGCGCGGACCGGTTCCTGGCCTCGCTGGCCGAGGCGTACGCGGCCGGGGCCCCCGTCGACTGGTCGTCCTTCTTCGCGGGGAGTGGGGCGCGGCGGGTCGGGTTGCCGACGTACGCGTTCCAGCACGAGCGGTACTGGCTGGACGATGTGGAGTTGCCGGGGGCGGGTTCCGGTGAGGGTGTCGTCGATCCGGTGGACGCGGCGTTCTGGGGTGCGGTGGAGCGTGCGGACGTCGAGGGTGTGGCGGCGTTGGTGGAGGGTGCGGAGGCGGGGGTGTGGGAGCCGGTGGTTCCCGCGCTGTCGGCGTGGCGCCGTGGCCGGCGGGCTCAGTCGACGTTGGACGGGTGGCGGTATCGGACGGTGTGGCGTTCGGTGCCGGTGCCGTCGTCGGCCGGGTTGAGCGGCCGGTGGGTGGTGGTGGCCCGGGGTGAGGACGGGACGACCACCCGAGTCCGGGAGGCGCTGGAATCCGCGGGCGCCGAGGTGACCACCGTCCTGGCGGATGGCGAGGTGGACGGTGAGGTGTTCGCCGGTGCCTCGGGTGTGGTGTCTCTGCTGGCGCTGTCGGGCGATGAGGAGGCGGGGTCCGGGACCGTGTCCGTGGTGCAGGCGCACGCGCGGGCGGGTGCGGAGGCGCCGTTGTGGGTGCTGACGCGGGGTGCCGCGGCGGTGGGCGGTGCGGACGTGGTGCGTCCGGTGGCCGCGCAGGTGTGGGCGCTGGGCCAGGTGGCCGGCCTGGAGCTGCCCGGTACGTGGGGTGGTCTGGTCGACGTACCCGAGGCGTGGGACGAGCGGGTCGCCGCCCACTTCGTGGACGTACTGGCGGCCGGTGAGGGCGAGGACCAGGTGGCGGTCCGTTCCTCCGGTGTCTTCGGCCGTCGTCTGGTGCGTGCTCCGCTCGCGGGTGCTGCGCCGTCCCGTTCCTGGTCGCCGCGTGGCACGGTGCTGATCACCGGCGGTACCGGTGGGATCGGCGCGCATCTGGCGCGGTGGCTGGCGAAGGAGGGCGCGGAGCGGCTGTTGCTGCTCAGCCGGAGCGGTGACCGTGCGGAGGGCGCCACGGAACTGGCGCGGGAGATCGAGGCGCTGGGCACGGCCGTGGAACTGGTGGCCTGTGATGTCACCGACCGCGACGCCCTCGCCGGGGTCATCGGCGCCGTCCCGGCGGAGCAGCCCCTCACCGCCGTCTTCCACACCGCGGGCGTCTCCGGTCATGCCGAGCTGACCGCTCTCACCCCGGAGCACCTCACCCGGGTTCTCTCCGCCAAGACACTGGGCGCACGGCACCTGGACGAACTGACGGCCGGAGTGGAGCTGGACGCGTTCGTGTTGTTCTCCTCCGGTGCCGCCGTCTGGGGCAGTGCGGGGACCGGCGCGTACGGCGCCGCGAACGCGTTCCTCGACGGTCTGGCGCGGGAGCGGCGGGCCCGGGGGCTGGCCGCGACGGCGGTGTCGTGGGGTGGCTGGGAGGCCACCGGCATGGCCGGCGACGGAACCGCGGAGCAGCTCTCGCGCCGGGGTGTGCGGGCGATGGACCCGGAGCTGTGCCTGGAGGCGCTGCGGCAGGCGCTGGAGCACGACGAGACGGCGCTGACCGTCACCGACATGGACTGGGAGAAGTTCACCCCGGGCTACACACTCGCCCGCCGCCGCCCGCTCATCGAGGACATCCCCGAGGTCGCCCGCGTCCTGCGCGAGGAGGCCGAACCGGCGGACGGCGAGGACGACTCCGCGGGTTCCGCCTTCCGCGCCGAACTGGCCCGGCTCAGCGCGCCCGAGCAGCACGACCGACTGCTCCAGCTCGTGCGCACGGAGGCCGCCGGTGTCCTGACCCACCAGACGACCGACGAGATCACCGCGGGCCGGCCCTTCAAGGACCTCGGCTTCGACTCGCTGACCGCGATGGAGCTGCGCAACCGCCTCAACCGGGCGACCGGACTGCGGCTGCCCGCCACCCTCGTCTTCGACCACCCGACCCCGCAGCGCGCCGCCGCCCATCTGCACGCCGAGCTGTTCGACACCGCCACGGACGATGCCCTGCCGGTCCTGCGGACCACCGACGACGATCCGATCGTGATCGTCGGCATGGCCTGCCGCTTCCCCGGCGGGGTGCGCGGCCCCGAGGACCTGTGGCGGCTGCTGGTCGAGAACCGCGACGAGATGACGGACTTCCCCGTCGACCGCGGCTGGCAGGACCTCGCCATGAACGCCCTCCTGGAGGCGAACGGCTCGGCCCGCCAAGGCGCCTTCCTGAGCGAGGCCGCCGACTTCGACGCGGGGTTCTTCGGGATCTCGCCGCGCGAGGCGACGGCGATGGACCCGCAGCAGCGGCTCCTGCTGGAGACCGCCTGGGAGACCCTGGAGCGGTCCGGCATCGACCCGCACGCCCTGCGGGGCAGCCGCACCGGCGTCTTCATCGGCGCCACCCCGCAGGAGTACAGCACGGTGCTGATGAACAGCGCCGAGGCGGGCGACGGCTACGCCCTGACCGGGGCCTCCGGCAGCGTGATGTCCGGCCGTGTCGCCTACGCCCTGGGCCTGGAAGGGCCCGCGGTCACCGTGGACACCGCCTGCTCCTCCTCCCTGGTGACCCTGCACCTCGCCGCGCAGGCACTGCGCAACGGCGAGTGCGACCTGGCGCTGGCCGGCGGTGTCACCGTGATGGCGACGCCGGGCGCGTTCGTCGAGTTCTCCCGGCAGAACGGGCTGGCCGGGGACGGCCGCTGCAAGGCGTTCTCCGACGGGGCGGACGGCACCGGCTGGGGCGAGGGCGTCGGCATGCTGGCCGTGCAGCGGCTGTCGGACGCCCGGCGCGACGGCAACCGCGTCCTGGCCGTGGTGCGGGGCTCGGCCGTGAACCAGGACGGCGCCTCCAACGGCCTCACCGCGCCCAACGGCCCCTCACAGCAGCGGGTGATCCGGCAGGCGCTCGCCGGTGCCGGACTGAAGGCGTCGGACGTCGATCTGGTCGAGGCCCACGGCACCGGCACCAAGCTGGGCGACCCGATCGAGGCACAGGCACTGCTGGCCACCTACGGCCAGGACCGCCCCGCCGACCGGCCGCTGTGGCTCGGTTCCATCAAGTCCAACATCGGCCACACCCAGTACGCCGCGGGTGTCGCCGGACTCATCAAGTCGGTACTGGCGCTGCGGCACGGGGTGATGCCGAAGACCCTGCACATCGATGTGCCTTCGGGGGAGGTCGACTGGTCGGCGGGGGCCGTGGAGCTGCTGACGGAGAACCGGGAGTGGCCCGGGACGGACCGTCCCCGCCGGGCCGGTGTCTCCTCCTTCGGGATCAGCGGCACCAACGCGCACGTGATCCTGGAGCAGGCGCCCGAGCCGGAAGAGGCTCCGATCGAGGCGGCCGAGGTGGTCGGTGTGGTGCCGTGGGTGCTGTCGGCGCGGTCGGCGGAGGCGTTGCGGGAGCTGGCGGACCGTCTGGCCGGGTCGGTGGCCGAAGCGCGCGCAACCGATGTCGGGTATTCGCTGGCGGTGACGCGGGCGGCGTTGGAGTACCGGGCGGTGCTGGTCGGGGACGGTCCGGGGCCGTTGGTGGAGGGTCTGCGCGAGCTCGCCGGGGGTGGCGGGGTGGTGCGGGCGGTGTCCGAGGGTGGGACGGCGTTCGTGTTCACCGGTCAGGGCTCTCAGCGGTTGGGGATGGGCCGGGAGTTGTACGAGTCGTTCCCGGTGTTCGCGGCTGCTTTTGATGAGGTGTGCGGGCGTCTGGACGGGTTGCTGGAGCGTCCGGTGAAGGACGTGGTGTTCGGTGACGGTGAGGCGCTGCGTAATAACTTCGTATAG
- a CDS encoding beta-ketoacyl reductase: MYAIRSYYELGTPGQANYAAANTYLDALAHHRRAHGQPATSLAWGLWSERSAMTAHVGDAEVERMGRAGAGALETAEGLALFDRACRTDVPLQVLSRIDTAALRAAPEQVAPLLRGLVRGASRRTAGPGGQGPDLGAQLAALPPVERQRRLLDLVRSHAATVLGHTSAAAIAPERAFKELGFDSLTAVEFRNRLGAATGLRLPATLVFEHPTPAALTELLLAELAPAGVSGVEAALAGLEGLGAALAAIGPDEAGRDRVTRRLRALLSQWGEAAVSPGAGAADPAPADDDLDAASTDDLFAAIDQGFGLT; encoded by the coding sequence ATGTATGCTATACGAAGTTATTACGAACTCGGCACCCCCGGACAAGCCAACTACGCCGCCGCCAACACCTACCTCGACGCCCTCGCCCACCACCGCCGCGCCCACGGCCAACCCGCCACCAGCCTCGCCTGGGGCCTGTGGTCGGAGCGGAGCGCGATGACCGCGCACGTCGGCGACGCCGAGGTGGAGCGGATGGGCCGGGCGGGCGCGGGGGCGCTGGAGACCGCGGAGGGGCTGGCGCTGTTCGACCGGGCGTGCCGGACCGACGTACCGCTGCAGGTGCTCAGCCGGATCGACACCGCGGCGCTGCGGGCCGCACCGGAGCAGGTCGCGCCGCTGCTGCGGGGCCTGGTGCGGGGCGCGTCGCGGCGGACGGCGGGCCCGGGCGGCCAGGGGCCGGACCTCGGGGCCCAGTTGGCCGCGCTGCCGCCCGTGGAGCGGCAGCGGCGGCTGCTCGATCTGGTCCGTTCGCACGCGGCGACGGTCCTCGGGCACACCTCGGCCGCCGCCATCGCGCCCGAACGGGCCTTCAAGGAGCTGGGGTTCGACTCGCTGACCGCGGTGGAGTTCCGCAACCGGCTGGGCGCCGCCACCGGGCTGCGGCTGCCGGCCACGCTGGTCTTCGAGCATCCGACACCGGCCGCGCTGACCGAGCTGCTGCTGGCCGAGCTGGCCCCGGCGGGGGTGTCGGGCGTCGAGGCCGCGCTGGCCGGTCTGGAGGGGCTGGGGGCCGCACTGGCGGCGATCGGCCCGGACGAGGCCGGCCGCGACCGGGTCACGCGCCGGCTGCGCGCCCTGCTGTCCCAGTGGGGCGAGGCCGCCGTGTCGCCCGGAGCCGGGGCCGCGGACCCGGCTCCGGCGGACGACGACCTGGACGCGGCCAGCACCGACGACCTGTTCGCCGCGATCGACCAGGGCTTCGGTCTGACCTGA
- a CDS encoding type I polyketide synthase, translating into MPDEDKFRDYLKRAVAEARALQRRLREVEDKAREPIAIVGMACRYPGGVTTPEQLWTMVAEGADGIAGFPEDRGWDLAGLYRADAQESGASTTLEGGFLEGAGDFDADFFGISPREALAMDPQQRLLLETSWEALERARVDPRSLRGSTAGVFFGGTGGDFAGVLAASPQGRDGYMLTGTSGSVLSGRVAYFLGLEGPAVTVDTACSSSLVSAHLAVRALRGGECSLALAGGVSVLATPGAFPEFSVQGGLAADGRCKAFAASADGTGWGEGVGVLVLERLSDALAAGHPVLAVIRESGINQDGASNGLTAPSGPAQRRLILSTLDRAGLAPADVDLVEAHGTGTTLGDPIEARALLATYGQDRPADRPLWLGSVKSNIGHTQYAAGVSGVIKTVMALRHGVMPQTLHVDEPTPHVDWATGAVRLLTANRPWPETGRPRRAAVSSFGVSGTNAHVILEQAPEPDEPVTEPATGKDLPVLPWVLSGRTEAALRAQAGRLARHLRDHPDTAPADVALSLATTRAAFERRAVVLGPDTPTLTTALDTLPTGTPGTGVITARATQTGSPAVFVFPGQDRSGPGWVV; encoded by the coding sequence CTGCCCGACGAGGACAAGTTCCGCGACTATCTCAAGCGGGCCGTGGCCGAGGCCCGTGCTCTCCAGCGCCGACTGCGCGAGGTGGAGGACAAGGCACGCGAGCCGATCGCGATCGTCGGCATGGCCTGCCGCTACCCGGGCGGGGTGACCACGCCGGAGCAGTTGTGGACCATGGTCGCCGAGGGCGCGGACGGCATCGCGGGCTTCCCCGAGGACCGGGGCTGGGACCTGGCCGGGCTCTACCGTGCCGACGCCCAGGAGTCCGGCGCCTCCACCACGCTGGAGGGCGGCTTCCTGGAGGGCGCGGGCGACTTCGACGCGGACTTCTTCGGGATCTCGCCGCGCGAGGCCCTCGCCATGGACCCGCAGCAGCGGCTGCTCCTGGAGACGTCCTGGGAGGCCCTGGAACGCGCCCGGGTGGACCCGCGGTCGTTGCGCGGCAGCACCGCGGGCGTCTTCTTCGGCGGCACGGGCGGCGACTTCGCCGGGGTGCTGGCCGCCTCGCCGCAGGGCCGGGACGGCTACATGCTGACCGGCACCTCGGGGAGCGTGCTGTCCGGCCGGGTGGCGTACTTCCTCGGCCTGGAGGGCCCGGCGGTCACCGTCGACACGGCCTGCTCCTCCTCCCTGGTCTCCGCCCATCTGGCGGTGCGGGCACTGCGCGGCGGCGAGTGCTCGCTGGCCCTGGCCGGGGGCGTGTCGGTGCTGGCGACGCCGGGTGCCTTCCCGGAGTTCTCGGTGCAGGGCGGTCTGGCGGCGGACGGGCGCTGCAAGGCGTTCGCGGCCTCCGCCGACGGCACCGGCTGGGGCGAGGGCGTCGGGGTCCTGGTCCTGGAGCGGCTGTCGGACGCACTGGCGGCGGGGCATCCGGTGCTGGCCGTGATCCGGGAGAGCGGCATCAACCAGGACGGTGCCTCCAACGGCCTGACCGCACCGAGCGGTCCCGCCCAGCGGCGGCTCATCCTGAGCACGCTGGACCGCGCGGGCCTGGCCCCCGCCGACGTGGACCTCGTCGAGGCGCACGGCACGGGGACGACGCTGGGCGACCCGATCGAGGCGCGGGCGCTGCTGGCGACGTACGGGCAGGACCGCCCCGCCGACCGGCCGCTGTGGCTGGGGTCCGTGAAGTCGAACATCGGGCACACCCAGTACGCGGCCGGGGTGAGCGGTGTGATCAAGACGGTGATGGCCCTGCGGCACGGGGTCATGCCACAGACGCTGCACGTGGACGAGCCGACCCCGCACGTCGACTGGGCCACGGGGGCCGTACGGCTGCTCACCGCGAACCGGCCGTGGCCGGAGACGGGACGGCCGCGCCGGGCGGCGGTGTCGTCCTTCGGGGTCAGCGGCACCAACGCCCACGTCATCCTGGAGCAGGCCCCCGAGCCGGACGAGCCGGTGACCGAACCCGCCACCGGCAAGGATCTTCCGGTCCTTCCGTGGGTACTGTCGGGCCGTACCGAGGCCGCACTGCGCGCCCAGGCCGGACGCCTCGCCCGCCACCTGCGCGACCACCCCGACACCGCCCCCGCCGACGTGGCCCTCTCCCTGGCCACCACCCGCGCCGCGTTCGAACGCCGGGCCGTCGTACTCGGCCCCGACACCCCCACCCTCACCACCGCCCTCGACACCCTCCCCACCGGCACCCCCGGCACCGGCGTGATCACGGCACGCGCCACCCAGACCGGCTCGCCGGCCGTCTTCGTCTTCCCCGGCCAGGATCGCAGTGGGCCGGGATGGGTCGTATAA